The proteins below are encoded in one region of Bacteroides uniformis:
- a CDS encoding HlyD family secretion protein produces MKSLKLFPFLFLLAACTGGTPKYDATGTFEATEVIVSAEASGKLLSFDIEEGTTLIDGQEVGIIDTVQLYLKKLQLEASVKSVEGQRPDILKQVAATQEQIVQARRERDRVSNLLRVGAANQKQLDDAESLLEVLRKQLDAQNSTLRNSDRSLTWQSSSVGIQVAQIEDQLRKCHITSPLTGTVLAQYAEAGELAAPGTPLFKVADMEQIYLRAYITSEQLAEIKLGQQVKVYADYGKEVRKEYPGIVTWISDTSEFTPKTILTKDERANLVYAVKIAVKNDGMLKIGMYGGCNFN; encoded by the coding sequence ATGAAATCATTGAAATTATTTCCTTTTTTATTTCTCCTTGCCGCCTGTACCGGCGGTACTCCGAAATATGATGCGACGGGAACGTTCGAGGCTACCGAAGTCATCGTTTCTGCCGAGGCGTCCGGAAAACTGCTGAGTTTCGACATCGAGGAAGGTACGACACTGATAGACGGGCAGGAAGTAGGCATTATAGATACCGTCCAACTCTATCTGAAGAAACTCCAGTTGGAGGCCAGTGTCAAGTCCGTGGAAGGCCAGCGGCCTGATATCCTGAAGCAAGTAGCCGCCACTCAGGAACAGATTGTGCAGGCACGGCGCGAGCGCGACCGTGTGTCCAACCTGCTCCGTGTGGGTGCCGCCAACCAGAAGCAACTGGATGATGCCGAGTCCCTTCTCGAAGTCCTCCGCAAGCAGCTCGACGCACAGAACTCCACCCTGCGCAACAGTGACCGGAGCCTGACGTGGCAAAGTTCCTCTGTCGGCATCCAGGTGGCGCAGATAGAAGACCAGTTGCGCAAATGCCACATCACCTCTCCGCTGACGGGAACCGTCCTTGCCCAATATGCCGAAGCCGGAGAACTGGCTGCTCCCGGCACCCCTCTTTTCAAAGTGGCGGATATGGAGCAGATTTACCTCCGTGCCTACATCACCTCCGAGCAGCTTGCCGAAATCAAGCTGGGGCAGCAAGTGAAGGTTTATGCGGATTATGGAAAGGAAGTGCGGAAAGAATACCCCGGCATCGTCACCTGGATTTCCGATACGTCCGAATTCACTCCAAAAACTATCCTGACGAAAGACGAGCGCGCCAATCTGGTCTATGCCGTAAAGATTGCCGTGAAGAATGACGGGATGCTGAAAATAGGAATGTATGGAGGCTGTAACTTTAACTAA